AACTAGGAGGAGACCTGGGTGAAGGTTAACAGTAGACTataaggacctgggtttcatCTCTACACTCCAAAAGTGGGCAAAGTGGGAACATGAAAGTTCGGGTTATCAAGACCACGCAAACTTACCTTTAAAGGTTTACAGCGCCGTGAAACATATCTGCCAGCAGAACTGTGTTCATCCCAATCTAATCTATCGTGATGGAAATATTTACGTTTCCTAAAACAGTTAAACATTCACATTTACCATGTTGACCTTCCAGAGCAAAGATGATGGATCAACTACTGTAATTTTCCAGGTTAAATCTTTTTCGAGAGTTCTAAGAAATAGCCAAGCAGCAGGATTTATTCACcatcaataaataatttaatatgcagtttaactgaaaaataattagtttcagttttgtttatagTTCTGATCAGAATCCAGTGGCACTAAGAGACCCGActcaagtaaaaaaaattaaaacatacctGGTTTTCTGTATCATGTGCTTTGGTAGTGGTCCAAGAATCCTTTCCATCATTGCCAAATGTTCCCTGCTATCATgagtctaaaataaaaacaaaaaaccagttgTTAACCAATGATATTTATAAACCATGCCCCATTCTATTACCCAGTACAAGTTTTCTAGTCCCAAAATGTAGTAATCAAGATGGCAGACAGCAAAACAACATCAAAGCCTGAAGCTTGCCGGTGATCTTCCTTAAATGGTTTATGACAACTGCTTACAATATCTGTAAAACTACCTAAATTACTTATAACTAGTAAGAAAAAAACCTATACTTGTGTAAATGTATTCTTTGAAATCAAGTAGTTATTTACACAAACaggcactttttaaaatgcaaagccaATAGAATGCATCATTGTCACTTACCGGAAAAACTGTAAATCCAAGGTAGTACTCAATAAGAATACAACCTATACTCCAGACATCACATGGTTGAGACCACCCCAGGGCTGGAAAGCAAAGCACAATGAATGTCAGGGGAGAAACTTCAATATTTCTTCAAGACATTTTAGCATAAAATTCACACTAGCAAAACTGTCAAGTTCTGAACTTTGTGAGATGCCCTGCCTTCAATGTGTAAGATGCTTGATTTAATCTTACACTCTGACTTTTGTTCACAACACCCCAGGCACATTAGACAACACCAGCCTCCCAGACACAATTAGGTGCATGGTAGACAATACATTTTTTCAAGTCAGACTCTGGATAGTAGAGCAGAAGGACTTCCTGACGCAGCCGGGAGGTGCCGGTATCATAGACACATCACATCTGGGTTAGTCTGGATAGTTACAACACGTAAcaatctcatttttaaagatacttcCTGGGTCCACAGATGTTTAGTTGAGatttcaaggtttttgtttttgaaagagaatCTCagtatgtggcccaggctggcttctaactcaagAGATCTACCATGCCTAGCAATTTGAAGATACTGAATATAATTTCtaacactttttccttttttttttttttttttgataattctGGGCATTAATGTTGCCTACAATAAAGCAATGTGGTTGTTAAAACATAACAAGCACTAACCTAAAATAACTTCAGGTGCTCTATAATGTCTTGTAGATACCAGTGTACTGTGATGTTCATCATCGTATGTTGCACTTCCAAAGTCAACAACTTTAACATCTGGATTTATTACTGTACGTTCATCACGTTTCTGAAAATCGTAAGTTACAAGTTATGAAGGCAAACTGTCAAAACAAAGTATTCACTAGCACCATGACGATGTTATAAGGACTTACCATCTTGGgattataagcctctgtgtagtCAGACTGAACAAACAAGATGTTTTCAGGCTTTAAGTCAGTGTGAGTCAATTTATTACTGTGCAAAACTGGAAAGAAGCACAATGAGTTACTATAGTctcaaaagtcaaaataaaaacacataatcTGAGCTGGAAGCAAAACATGAAAATCCAAGTTAGACCAGCCTACGTAGGTCTAAATGAGAcgttgtcatttttgtttgtgacagggtttctgtatgtataCAGCCATGACTGCTTTTCTAACACTCACTTTGTAGATAGACCAGtctggctggccttgatctcGAGATGTGCCTGCCTGTTTCTTGAGTGATgtgattaaaagtatgcaccaccctACCTGGCTAAAACTATAGTAGAAAACAAGGCCATACAGTGAGATTATTCAGCAGTCAAATGCATGTACTTGCACTGCTcaactttgtttttttggttttttttttttttttttttttttttttttttttcaagatagggcttctctgtgtagctttggagcttgtcctggaacaatctcttgtagaccaggctggtcttgaagctgggttcaattcccagcacccacatcaagtggaccacaaccatctgtaactttaactcctgggggatctgacaccctagGACTGTGATTAGCTGTAGTTGTGTGTATTGTACATACatgaaaatagcaaaagaaaaacagaaaaaattcaaTCCCCAGTCTAGAAAAAATTCAATCTCAgtctagaagaaaaataaaaaccactcaaGAAGGTGTGGGAGTGTGGGAACACATGCCTGATCCTAGACTATTCCAGCCATACAGCCCTCTATCTATCCACAGCACTCAGGTAGTTCATACTGAAATCTGAAGGCCAGTCTGAGGTTATACAATGAAGACTGTCTCTTATCACCAGGGACTGAAATAAACCATTCATTCCCCAACCACAACaatgctggatgtggtggcaacATATTCCCACAATCTTAGCACTAGGACAGAGTGCAAGGCTAGCATGGACTGCAGTGAGACCATGACTCTCAGTAACAAGTCAGCTGAGAGTATGTCCaccatctgtaatctcagcacttgggagaaaaagGTCAGAGGGTTGCCAGAAGGACAATGGTTTACAAATCCTGTTccgggccagccagggctatgtagtgagaaaCTCTTATCTACAAACAGATGTATTCCAGTGTGATAAATATGATTGGAGCAGGGGAGGGTATGAAGCCAAGATTTGTGGCATTTAAAATCTCCACAGCCCAGGATAAATCAAGCTGTAAGCATACACCTTTTTATTTCGACAGGGTCTAATgtagtagtccaggctggccttgaatcagaTACAAAGCCATAAAGTCCTTATAACTCTTATCTTTTTGCCATCTATTAAAGGCTAAAATTACAAGCATGCAcgaccatgcccagtttatatgGTAAATTAGAGAGCAAACGCTTTGTACATATGCTTTGTACATATgaagtaagcactctaccacttaTGACATTCCTAGCTTTCTATGTCAAAGACTAACAGCCTGTTATCAACGAAATCTTATTTCATACTTAATCATTTCTCTcctctggagattgaacctaagGGTGTACGTGGTAAGTCACACTGTACCTCAAATCTTTTGAACtttcccccccaagacagggtttctcgatATAGGCCTGGATTATCCTGAACtcactgtaaaccaggctggcctcaaattcaagagatTCTTCTGCTtgagtggtggaattaaaggcaccaccaccaccaccattgggCTTTTTtgaacacattctctctctctctctctctctctctctctctctctctctctctctctctctctcaagactgggtttctctgtattgctttggagcctatcctggcactcactcgctcgagaccaggctggccttgaactcacagagatccccctgcctctgcctcccaagtgctgggattaaaggcatgcaccaacaacgCCCAGCCTAggttctcttttttaaagattcaaattAGTCTGACATTAGTCTCACAAAGCGTGTCAAGAACTTACAATTTACAGATCTGCAGATTTGATATGCCATCTTTCTAATATGATCCAGTCGAAATGGCAGAAAACCATTTTCCTTAATGAAGTCATAAGTACTAAGACCCAGAAGCTCAAACACAATGCAAATGTGACCACGATGTTCAAACCACTCCAACATCTGGACACAGCGGctataaacatgaaaaataactCCAATGAGCTTACAATTCAAATCTTATCTGAAATGATTTCCCATGTTTTAATTTGATACTTACAAAGTACTGTGGGGATCCGTTGTATTCAAGTGCTCCAGAACTTGAATTTCAGATCGAGCAGCTTCACAATATCTATCcacatttttaactatttttactgCTACATGTCTACCACCCCTGttagagagaataaaaaaatctaaaattaaaaaggtgGTAATTCAAGTTAGgtgtagtggcatatgcctttaatcccaagcactctggagtcagaggcagtaggatcaaagtttgaggccagcctggtctatacagaatTCTAAAATAGCCAGAGATATATAGaggcccagtctcaaaaaaaaaagaaaaaaaaaatacttcaactttttgttttttcgagatagggtttctctgtagctttggaggctgtcctggaactagctcttgtagaccaggccggtcgccaactcagagatccgcctgcctctctctgcctcccaagggctgggattaaagggtgagCCATCAACCCCTGGCTCAAGACTgcaattttttaactttttaacttaAGCAACACAAATAACCTTTCACTGTCAGTTATTCTACCATTTACCATATAACGAAGACTTTAACCGTATAACAACTCATGAGTTACCCTTTGTTCCCTCATGGTGCCCACCCACAGTTAAGTACTATCTCAAATACTCCTCCAGGTTGTCAGAAAAGTTGGTGCTAGGTCTCAGAATCTTACAGCCTCTTCCAACTCAACTCATTTAGAAAAGTTTCTGCTATTCCCAGGACAGGACATCCATAGCTAATAAAAATGGTTTCGTATAAACAAGGCCCCATATCTTGtatgttttggttgtgagcctagcctttaacggctgagccatctcttatcCCAGGACGAAACACACAAATGTTTCATTTATTCAAgatggggaaaaaacaaacaaacaaacaaaatctactACCAGAAACATTACTTGGGGGCTGGAAGGATTGCTCAGCGGTTCCAGCTTACAGAAgtccagagttcaatttccagtaccccacaatgggcagctcacaaccacctatagggacgccctcttccagcctctaaCTCATATGATatgcaagcatgtgtgcacacacacaattaaaagtctgaaaacaggggctggagagatggctcagaggttaagagctctggctgctcttccagaggtcctgagttcaattcccagcaaccacatggtagctcacaaccatccataatgagatctggtgccctctactggtctgcatatatgcatggaagcagaatgttgtatacataataaaattttttaaaaaaaatctgaaaacattACCAGCACGTTAAACCCCTGCGGGTCTGACTACCAACATGTGCATGGGTTGAGGGTTTGATGGACATAAATACCTACACCTTTGACATCCATCTAGAACAAAGAGTCACCACCAGCCCTAACTGTCACCAGAACTCATTATGACTTCTTTAAAGCAAAACCAAGTCTCCTTATACCCTTTGTTgctgctgggaattaaactcagatttCTGTCCCCCTCCCCAGTCAGGAAGCTGCAAATATTTAGttggttttgtttaaaaagtaCTAGAGGCCAGGTGTTATGGAATACTGCTTTGACCCcagccagcactcaagaggaattAGGATTTGAGTTCCAGgcctacacagtaagaccctaatCTCAGAACTACCAAAAAAAGGGAAAGCACCTTTACCTATGAATTTCTTATTCACTAAGTCAAAAGGTTAAATGGCCATCAGCAAAACCAATtctctacaaagaactcaaaccCAATCTTCTTGAAACTTACATTTTATGATCGATGCACTCTACTACTTTTCCAAAAGCACCTTCACCTAAAGTATTAACAATTTCatctaaaaaagagaaacaaatttcACTCAGATCAAGAAGAGGGAACAATGTACTTAAATGCTATCAATGCAGATTATTCTAGGTGATGCTACAAATTTCCTATCACTAATTACTTATCAGCCAACACCATCCAAAAACATACAACTATTCTTAAAACTGATTTCATTCTCTGGCTAATTTCATCTACTTGATTTACTGCTCTGGAATTTCTGTACAACATATATTAAAActctaaagaaagcaaagacacaATCCCCTCccaccaaaagaaatgaaaacaaaagaacagaaagaacaaagattTCCAAATCCCTGAAATCTtaatctatatatacatatagattatGCTATCTGAAAAGTTAATAAGTGTTGAAAAATATTCTATACATCTTGCACTTAGTACGTCTCCACTCTGACAGATCAGGTGACCCTCCTCATCATCCTCTACACTCCTGGTTCTTTTCCTTCGGTGACTCTTCTGGAAACGTCAAGTGGGCGGCACCAAGATCATCCAGCCAATCAATATACCCGAGTGAATTCAGGGCAGAATACGAAATTCATTCAGCGGGGAGATATTCAGGCATTCAGATACACGCCAGGCCACAAACGGTTGGCAGGAGCAATTTcaaattcagtccccagaaatTCACAGGGCACATAGTTTATGTTAACAGGAGAAAAACATGGCAAGGAACAGATTTTCAGATAAGATGCTCAAAATGGTAATGcaacaaaacataaacacaactgttttttctttaaaaaaaaatgcttatctGTAGCATTCACTGAAACATATTTTAAGTTTCTAGTGTCCTACTTTAATGCTACAAAACTGTAGAATATATTATTGATTTGTAGTACACCGTGGCCACATTAAAGATTCCCTTACTAAGAAATCAAGTATTAAAACAGTAAAACCATAGTCCTAATTTTGGGAGGAAAAAAGATTTGGTATATAACAACATTACGGCATTTAAAATGTCATCTGATTtccaaattaatacacaaaacCATTAAGTTCAAACCTGTAGTTTGCTTAATGAGAAAAAGATAATAGAACAGGTTAAAGTATGTCATAACTAACTCTCACAAAAAACACCTAATTCTTCATGATAATAACTGAACTTATAAGATTTCTTAAAATAGCATTAAGAAAATCTTAAAATCGATTATTATTACCCCCCTCCACTAATGTAATGGCAAACAGTAGCTAACAGTCATTAATCTATTACAGAACTAAACATACGTTGTTTTCATGATTTTCTATGCAATGCACAAATACTGAAAGAATATTCCTGCAAGCTGGAGCTGTGGTGTGTAATTAACCTTAATTTTTCTTAAACACAAATTTGCTTCCTGTTCTCCATGGGAAATAAAAACTTTGAGAATGTTTAAAAAGTGCTCATACCCCAAGTGAACGATGATGTGAAGTGCGGTGGTGAGTCCTGTGGTTACTTTTGTAGCTACTTCTTCCACTTCTACCAGAGGACTTGCTACTATGGTTCTGATATCTGCTTTCATGTTCTCCATAGTAATAATAGCCTGGCTCATATCCCATGTCATCATTCCTGTATTCGTCAATGTAGCGTCGACTATGATACTCTCTCTCATGTATGGATCTGCTTCCCAGATAATAGCTAGAAGAgaagtttattttatataaaaacaacaaacaaaaaacccaaccctgAATTCCCAAATTCTCTTTGCAGTGTAGGGACTGAACTTGAGGCCTTTGCCCAAGTTAAATATTATACCATTAAACTACAGTCCTTCTGTAATCCCTTGATTATTCGTTAGTGAATAAACAGGTTAAATGGCCCCCAGGGCTGCATGCATGACAGGCATTTTACATCTGAGCTACACAGTTCCAGGCCAAAAGTGTATTTTTTCAtagttgtttttcaagacagggttttctgtatatagtcctggctatcttggGACTCAcactgtaggccaggctgaccttgaactcaagagatccacctgcctctggtatTAAAAGGCATGTAGGGAATTTGTAGAGTTTATTTTCCATGCCttgtaaagatgtatttttaattatgtgtattgcCTCTCTGTATGGGCAGTACCCATGAATGCAGGAGAGGGCACCAGGTGcccaagagctggagttacaagttaTAGTGGTAGTGTGCCTGCTGAGACCAAACTGTCCCCTGCAAAACCTCTAACATGTTGAACCATTCCCAGCCCATAACTGCCCTTCTTACCTATCAGTCGTTTTGGAGTGATTATATTTGCATCGCTTATGTTCTCGAATACTGCTATGtgatctcttctttcttttatgaCTGCTGCTGTTCCTCCACGTTCCATAATCCCAATCTCTTTCATCCCAGTCAGGACAGTAAGTTCTCTTTAAATGCCTCATTCTACAAAAAAGACAATTTTTCCCTAGTTAATTGGATTTATGTGTTCAGTAGTAAAAGCTTTCTTTACAAATGCAcactagttttgattttttttgtttgtttcttcccctaaggtctcactatgtagttctagTAGTCCTGGAAACACATATAtagagaccaagctggctttgaccTCTGGAATCTGAATTTTATTCAGATTTTCTACCTTGTTCTCACCATAACCAAATTTATGGAAGTGGAAAAATGAGGTTGCTATATAGCTCAGGGAAAATTTTTACCGTCACCCTTCCAGAAGTACAAATTACAGGTTCACATATGATTCAATTCCTACCAGGACCAAGTCTTCCTCAATACAACAGCAACTAACCctaattaattttttatctgTTTAGATGTTACCATAAGTTACAAACTCAGTAAAAATGCTGTTTGGCAGATAACCTCATTTCCCAATGCTCCTTCAAGCAAATGTCTATGGTACCTGCCAGTATCTTGACTGCTAAAAAAGtgagacaggaaaaaaatatgGGAGGGAAAGCCCGAGAAGGAAAAAGGTTCATTATGAGTGTATGCGTAATTGGTCTGCCTTTTATGCCGAGTCAGCAGACTTCAGGCCTCCCTTACAAAGCCAATTAACTTACAGGACAGTCCATGATGATGAAAGCAATAAAACTGTTTTTTTACATAGAGGGGAGATGATTCATACTTGTAAGGCGCACCCCTCTCCTTCCCTAAAGGTAAACTATGTCCCTTAAAGAGTACATTGTACAACTTttgtttacaaaggaaaaaaaattgttaCAAAGTACACCCTCCGAGCCTGTTTAATACAAAAAGgaagcccggcgttggtggctcaggtcttcaatcccagcactcgggaggcagaggcaggcggatctctgagttcaaggccagcctggtcttcaaagagagttcccaggacaggctccaaatatacagagaaaccctgtctcaaaaagtcaaaaacaaaaaataaattccacAATCTCCGGATCCACCTAAACCCATTTTTGTAAAAGCAATTCTTATTCTGACACGCACCTGTCCCTGTGCTTTACGCTTTGGGatatctttctgtttatttaataaGCTCAACTCTGCTTCATACTGGCTGCCTTTTCTGAAATCCTTTTCTTTGTCGAAGCTGGGTTTTGCCTGGGTGGAAGTCTCTAAACTGTCCCCATAATGCCCACCGCCGACCGGATCGCAGCTTGTGGGTCCCACCTGGGTAACAAAAGACCTCAcgcctcaaataaaaaaaaaaaagaaaaagaaaaacagcaccaAAAACTGTGTCGTCCACTTCTTTCCTCGGGCTCCTAAATCTGCTTTCTTCGCCACCACGGAGCCCAGAACCACTACCGCGAGAATCGGGGCGCAGGCCGCGCCCCTGCGGCGCCATTCCGCAGGGCGAGCGCGGCCTTCGCCACCGCCATCTTAGGTGTGGCCGCCGTCGCAAGGCGCTGGCAGCCGGGCCGCCCCACCTCAGGACGCCCCGGCGGCGGACACCGTCCTCACCACCAGCCAGAAACTGGGGGCGAGAGCTCCTCAGGGCTGAGCAGAGGCCGCTGCGTATGGCTCTGCCCCGAAGGGCCGCGGCGGGTCGGCGCGCGACACCCACGGCAGTCAGAGGAGCAGACGGCGGCGGGACAGCGCCACGACACGAGGGGAGGCCCGACGCACACCGAGTCCTACCTGTCCGCAGAGACTCCGACCTCGGGGTCAAAAGCTCGCAAGGCAACGGTGGAAGTGTGCAGCGACCGCGGCGAGCTCCAGGAACAAAATGGAGCTGACAGGCGCAGCGCAAGATTCTTCTCGAAAACACTGATGACGCAAGCGGGGCGGGGCCTGCCCTGCCCTGAGTGCGCAGGCGCGGGTCCGCCCCGAGCGGGCGGGGCAGGACGGTGTAGGTGGTGACTCTATTGGTGCGGTTTCTTGAGAATTCTTAACACACTGCCTGCTACGGTTAACAGTCTCCTGCTCACGAAAAACCCAATCTGACTCTGCGAACACCGGAAACAAGGAAGACGAGGGAAGCAAGGTGAAAAGTAGCACCTGCCCTGATTgcaactttttaaatgttttagaacTACCccaacagccgggcgttggtggctcacgcctttaatcccagcacttgggaggcagaggcaggtggatctctgagagtttgagaccagcctggtctacaagagctagttccaggacaacctccaaagccacagagaaaccttgtctcaaaaaaacaaacaaaaagaaagaaaggaaaaactacaCCAACAAAGCAGCTCTAGTTAGTAACTAGCTTGGTTTGCAATTTGACCAAGGTTCTGTGGCCTATTTAAAACTAGTTTTTAGTAGTTGGGTATAACATGCActgaaatgaaatatatttccAAAAGCTTTTTTGATTTGGTTGTTGTTTGgttcttgttgttttgggttttttggttttgttttttagggttgttttgttttgttttgaggcagggttctttgtgtagccctggcttctctgtacagccctgtcctggaacttgctttgtagactcctgcctctccctcctgagggctgggattaaaggtgtgggccaccactgtccAGAAATAATTATCACTACATGGAAACAAAACTCTGGGCATATCTGTAAGTTTCTTGATTGGTTTGAGAAGATCTACCATAAATGGGTTAATTCCTTGGACAGGGTCTTggactggatttaaaaaaaaaaaaaaaaaaaggctgggcagtgatcgcctttaattccagtactcaggagtttctgtttagctttggagcctatcctggcactggtttgtggaactcacagagatcagcctgcctctgcctcccaaattctgggattaaaggtgtgtgccaccaacgcctggacttttgttttgttttgattacctctttttataaattttttaaaaattgttgtaaGCTTCAGGGAGTTATGATTTGGATCTACTTCTCACAGGTTGAATGGACTCTGTCAATCAACAGCTTGTTCCCCCCCTTCGTATTATTGAGGGTGGGATCTCCCTGGTCTTTCTTGGCAATCCCCCAGGACCTTGGATCTAAAAGTTTCAAATGTGCAATCAATTAAAGACTGCTAACTGCTCCAACTGCTACCTGCACGTcccacagagcctggacagtgaATAAAACAACCTGCTCCTCCCAGCCTTGGCCAACATTCCAGCTTTTTGGGTCCCCAACAATGATGCCCCAATGTCAGTAGGAAGTAGTCATAGATGATTAAATCATCCCTTATCACTCATTTATTATCAACAAAAAGGCTGGGgtgttaagtttcaaacccaggacaaatggctgaggtgcttATTTAACATATCCAGGTGAacctggcctccaggttctcccagGGTTCCTCAGTTCCTGTCTGCTACAGGGTGATTCACCTACTCCACCCTCTACCCTTAACTCTCCAGCCTAGGAGCTGGGCTGCTCCTCCCCCAGAGgctccctatataatccagccattttggttacctgtCCTTTGTACCtgtggcctcctggctgctgcacctggttcccctctctttttccctctccacaTGGCACAGGTCAGTCTggcatgtccactctggactctcccagatgtcccgaCCTCTACCTATGTTCTCCCTTCTATGTAtgat
This DNA window, taken from Cricetulus griseus strain 17A/GY chromosome 2, alternate assembly CriGri-PICRH-1.0, whole genome shotgun sequence, encodes the following:
- the Clk1 gene encoding dual specificity protein kinase CLK1 isoform X1, giving the protein MRHLKRTYCPDWDERDWDYGTWRNSSSHKRKKRSHSSIREHKRCKYNHSKTTDSYYLGSRSIHEREYHSRRYIDEYRNDDMGYEPGYYYYGEHESRYQNHSSKSSGRSGRSSYKSNHRTHHRTSHHRSLGKSHRRKRTRSVEDDEEGHLICQSGDVLSARYEIVNTLGEGAFGKVVECIDHKMGGRHVAVKIVKNVDRYCEAARSEIQVLEHLNTTDPHSTFRCVQMLEWFEHRGHICIVFELLGLSTYDFIKENGFLPFRLDHIRKMAYQICRSVNFLHSNKLTHTDLKPENILFVQSDYTEAYNPKMKRDERTVINPDVKVVDFGSATYDDEHHSTLVSTRHYRAPEVILALGWSQPCDVWSIGCILIEYYLGFTVFPTHDSREHLAMMERILGPLPKHMIQKTRKRKYFHHDRLDWDEHSSAGRYVSRRCKPLKEFMLSQDTEHELLFDLIGKMLAYDPAERITLREALKHPFFNPLKKHSL
- the LOC118238203 gene encoding uncharacterized protein LOC118238203, with amino-acid sequence MPTADRIAACGSHLAQNHYRENRGAGRAPAAPFRRASAAFATAILGVAAVARRWQPGRPTSGRPGGGHRPHHQPETGGESSSGLSRGRCVWLCPEGPRRVGARHPRQSEEQTAAGQRHDTRGGPTHTESYLSAETPTSGSKARKATVEVCSDRGELQEQNGADRRSARFFSKTLMTQAGRGLPCPECAGAGPPRAGGAGRCRW
- the Clk1 gene encoding dual specificity protein kinase CLK1 isoform X2, with amino-acid sequence MGGRHVAVKIVKNVDRYCEAARSEIQVLEHLNTTDPHSTFRCVQMLEWFEHRGHICIVFELLGLSTYDFIKENGFLPFRLDHIRKMAYQICRSVNFLHSNKLTHTDLKPENILFVQSDYTEAYNPKMKRDERTVINPDVKVVDFGSATYDDEHHSTLVSTRHYRAPEVILALGWSQPCDVWSIGCILIEYYLGFTVFPTHDSREHLAMMERILGPLPKHMIQKTRKRKYFHHDRLDWDEHSSAGRYVSRRCKPLKEFMLSQDTEHELLFDLIGKMLAYDPAERITLREALKHPFFNPLKKHSL